Proteins encoded together in one Marispirochaeta sp. window:
- a CDS encoding NADH-ubiquinone oxidoreductase-F iron-sulfur binding region domain-containing protein, producing the protein MIQRIQDPANLEKLSREYASSREEPAILLCAGGGCMASGALDVKASLIEALERHNVSIPVKETGCMGPCAAGPVIMIHPEKVVYEKVSPEDADDIVTTHFIEKTILHRLIHRNAASQEEAPKLDAIDFFRNQKKIVLRNCGRIDPGRIEDYYAEEGYSALAKVLTGMKPEAVIQAMKISGLKGRGGAGFPTWMKWEFTRKAEGELKYILCNADEGDPGAFMDRSVLEGDPHSLIEGMAIGAYAIGAREGFVYVRAEYPLAVSRLQKALEQAREAGLLGENILNTGFSFDLSIRMGSGAFVCGEETALINSIEGKRGEPRPRPPFPAQKGLWQKPTLLNNVETYANVPAILMTGPEKYAAIGTEKSSGTKVFALAGAIETSGLVEVPIGTSLGELIYDIGGGIKNGKNYKAAQIGGPSGGCIPREHLSVPLDYENLAELGAIMGSGGLIVMDEDTCMVDVARFFLEFVQEESCGKCVPCRVGTKRMLEILDRICEGNGEEGDIERLIELGTMIKETSLCGLGQTAPNPVLSTIRHFRHEYEDHIRRKHCEAGVCPGLVRAPCQSACPANVDIPGFVSLVREKRYAEALKLHRERNPFAAVCARVCFHTCEDHCRRSTLDEPVSIRGIKRFLVEQEVTIQSPEVRENPENEKRKVAIIGAGPAGLSCGYFLARLGYKPEIFEAESRPGGMLSQTIPAYRLPRETLAREVRMIERMGVRIHTEQRLGKDFTLEGLKEQGYEAVFLALGAPENLPLGVTGEDSEGVVQAVPFLREYNIRGSVPVGRRVIVIGGGNAAVDAARTAIRLEADEVTILYRRSQEQMPAYAEELEEALHEGVALRTLIQPVEIVKDSGGKVNGLRCLPMTLGDFDRTGRRGPKAAQEEAEFIPADQIIIAIGQRLDPKPVLGSLPVETQNDRFIAANPTNGQTSVPWIYAGGDMASGPSSVVSAIGAGERAAVGMDEYLTGENHAFWREEWENDTAYDPDEDPVPYPREKLPTIDVERRRSNFDEVELCWTEASAMRQCGRCLRCDYGKTPVRQQTEEKEAARV; encoded by the coding sequence ATGATTCAACGCATTCAAGATCCCGCGAACCTGGAAAAGCTGTCCAGGGAATATGCATCCTCCCGGGAAGAACCGGCAATACTGCTGTGTGCCGGAGGTGGATGTATGGCCTCAGGCGCACTGGATGTTAAAGCATCCCTGATTGAAGCCCTTGAACGGCACAATGTTTCAATTCCTGTTAAAGAGACCGGCTGCATGGGGCCCTGCGCAGCCGGACCGGTTATCATGATTCACCCGGAAAAGGTGGTTTACGAAAAGGTAAGCCCCGAAGATGCCGATGATATTGTGACCACCCATTTTATTGAAAAGACCATACTGCACCGTCTGATTCATCGGAACGCCGCCTCACAGGAGGAGGCACCGAAACTTGACGCAATCGACTTTTTCAGAAACCAGAAGAAAATTGTTTTAAGAAACTGCGGTCGCATTGATCCAGGCAGGATTGAAGACTATTACGCCGAAGAGGGCTATTCCGCCCTGGCAAAAGTCCTGACAGGCATGAAACCGGAAGCGGTAATTCAGGCAATGAAGATATCCGGCCTCAAGGGGCGCGGCGGAGCCGGTTTTCCTACCTGGATGAAGTGGGAATTCACCAGAAAAGCCGAGGGAGAGCTTAAGTATATTCTCTGTAACGCCGACGAGGGAGACCCCGGCGCCTTCATGGACCGCAGCGTCCTTGAAGGAGACCCCCACAGTCTGATCGAGGGTATGGCGATTGGCGCCTATGCCATCGGGGCCAGGGAAGGCTTTGTCTATGTCCGTGCCGAATACCCCTTAGCTGTATCACGACTCCAGAAAGCTCTTGAACAGGCAAGAGAGGCCGGACTGCTGGGAGAAAACATCCTGAACACCGGATTCTCCTTTGACCTGTCCATAAGAATGGGTTCCGGCGCCTTTGTATGCGGCGAAGAGACGGCCCTGATCAACTCCATCGAAGGCAAGCGGGGCGAACCCCGTCCCCGGCCTCCCTTTCCCGCCCAGAAAGGACTCTGGCAGAAGCCCACACTGCTGAACAATGTAGAAACCTACGCCAATGTTCCTGCCATTCTTATGACTGGTCCCGAAAAGTATGCTGCCATCGGTACAGAAAAGAGCTCCGGAACCAAGGTATTTGCCCTGGCGGGGGCAATCGAAACCAGCGGGCTGGTGGAAGTCCCCATAGGGACTTCCCTGGGAGAGCTGATCTACGATATCGGCGGAGGCATAAAAAACGGCAAGAACTATAAAGCCGCCCAGATTGGCGGTCCCTCGGGAGGCTGTATACCACGTGAGCATCTGTCAGTTCCCCTGGATTACGAAAACCTGGCGGAACTGGGAGCAATAATGGGCTCCGGCGGACTGATCGTAATGGACGAGGACACCTGCATGGTGGATGTGGCACGGTTCTTTCTGGAGTTTGTCCAGGAGGAGTCCTGCGGCAAGTGCGTTCCCTGTCGGGTCGGTACCAAGCGCATGCTCGAGATTCTGGACCGTATATGCGAAGGAAATGGAGAAGAGGGAGACATTGAGCGCCTGATCGAACTGGGGACCATGATAAAGGAGACATCCCTCTGCGGCCTGGGACAGACCGCCCCGAACCCGGTCCTCTCAACGATACGCCATTTCCGTCACGAGTACGAGGACCACATACGGCGGAAGCACTGTGAAGCCGGGGTCTGTCCGGGACTCGTCCGGGCACCATGCCAGAGTGCCTGTCCCGCCAATGTGGACATCCCCGGTTTTGTCTCCCTGGTGCGGGAGAAGCGTTATGCCGAAGCCCTCAAGCTGCACAGGGAACGCAATCCCTTTGCCGCTGTCTGCGCCCGGGTCTGTTTTCACACCTGCGAGGATCATTGCCGCCGCTCAACCCTGGACGAACCGGTCTCGATCCGTGGAATCAAACGCTTCCTGGTTGAGCAGGAGGTTACCATCCAGAGCCCTGAAGTCCGGGAGAATCCCGAGAACGAAAAGCGTAAAGTCGCTATTATCGGCGCAGGACCTGCAGGGCTCTCCTGCGGATATTTCCTGGCGCGGCTGGGTTACAAACCGGAGATCTTCGAAGCGGAATCCCGCCCCGGCGGAATGCTGTCCCAGACAATTCCTGCCTACAGGCTGCCGCGGGAGACCCTGGCAAGGGAGGTGCGCATGATCGAACGCATGGGTGTCAGGATCCATACCGAACAGCGCCTGGGCAAAGATTTTACCCTGGAAGGACTGAAGGAGCAGGGGTATGAAGCGGTCTTTCTTGCCCTGGGAGCCCCGGAGAATCTTCCTTTGGGAGTTACCGGAGAAGATTCGGAAGGCGTTGTGCAGGCTGTACCCTTTTTGCGGGAATACAATATCCGCGGATCGGTCCCGGTCGGCCGCAGAGTTATCGTTATAGGCGGCGGGAACGCCGCGGTAGATGCGGCACGGACGGCAATCCGACTTGAAGCAGATGAGGTCACTATCCTCTACCGCCGCAGCCAGGAACAGATGCCCGCCTATGCGGAAGAGCTGGAAGAGGCCCTCCACGAAGGGGTCGCATTGAGAACCCTGATTCAGCCGGTAGAAATAGTCAAAGACAGCGGCGGCAAGGTCAACGGTCTCCGCTGTCTGCCCATGACCCTGGGTGATTTTGACCGAACCGGACGACGCGGCCCCAAGGCAGCCCAGGAAGAAGCGGAGTTCATACCGGCAGACCAGATTATTATTGCCATCGGCCAGCGGCTGGACCCCAAGCCGGTACTCGGCTCCCTGCCGGTAGAAACACAGAACGACCGCTTTATCGCCGCCAATCCTACCAACGGCCAAACCTCGGTCCCCTGGATCTATGCGGGAGGCGACATGGCATCCGGTCCATCATCGGTTGTCTCGGCTATTGGTGCGGGAGAACGGGCCGCCGTCGGCATGGACGAATATCTTACAGGAGAAAACCACGCCTTCTGGCGGGAGGAATGGGAGAACGACACCGCCTACGATCCTGATGAGGATCCGGT
- a CDS encoding NAD(P)H-dependent oxidoreductase subunit E yields MQTQTDPANQVSSPESEQELLMSFKELIPQFDPGKGGLIPALQTAQNLFGYIPEEAMRMISRSMDIPFSEVAGVVSFYSYFSTVPRGRHVVRVCLGTACYVRGGKEVLAAMQETLGIGIGDTTEDRQFSLEVGRCFGACGLAPVVMIDDQVHQRVRPTSIRDIIAAYRDDDDKEEL; encoded by the coding sequence ATGCAGACGCAGACAGACCCTGCCAATCAGGTTTCATCGCCGGAATCTGAACAAGAACTTCTTATGAGTTTCAAAGAGTTAATTCCTCAATTCGATCCCGGGAAAGGCGGTCTGATACCTGCCCTGCAGACAGCGCAGAATCTCTTTGGGTATATCCCTGAGGAGGCGATGCGCATGATCTCCCGTTCCATGGACATTCCCTTCAGCGAAGTAGCCGGAGTGGTCAGCTTCTATTCCTACTTTTCCACCGTACCCCGGGGGCGTCATGTTGTCCGGGTCTGCCTCGGAACCGCGTGCTACGTCCGGGGAGGAAAAGAGGTGCTGGCAGCCATGCAGGAGACACTGGGTATCGGTATCGGGGATACCACCGAGGACCGTCAATTCAGTCTGGAGGTCGGCCGCTGCTTTGGAGCCTGCGGCCTGGCACCGGTTGTGATGATTGACGACCAGGTACACCAAAGGGTGCGCCCTACCTCGATCCGCGACATCATCGCAGCCTATCGCGACGATGATGACAAGGAGGAGTTATGA
- a CDS encoding CapA family protein, which yields MRVSPGIVILLCITLLLCINLFGLYQRYDYLMRTPPSMTPRQTETFAFSFAGDIMAHDVNYLNPSYDEIYRGVTAFLQEDLLSFANLEFPVDNSKPLQNYPHFNVHSAYVDAAVEAGFQVFSAANNHSADQGSESIAATAAYLNKLADGDGIRWSGLRAHADDPMLPELIEVKGMRIGFLAVTAFLNLEEGSSLVYRVNHNNPERRESFLKYIRSIRPGYDLFILSVHAGVEYASLPHRGKHEFFYQLIEAGVDIVWGHHPHVLQPHEVLTRPDGRRGIIINSAGNFISGQTWHMKTDEIDTELPARGEGAIYTVNLVRSPEKGLIICGVDAVPVVSYRDPQMGMIVRTYDDVLKDRQVNPKWKRFYHQRKEPFTEILQEADWRNLAP from the coding sequence ATGCGAGTCTCCCCTGGTATTGTGATACTGCTGTGTATAACACTGCTTCTCTGCATCAATCTCTTCGGCCTGTATCAGCGTTACGATTATCTGATGCGGACCCCACCTTCCATGACTCCCCGTCAGACTGAGACTTTTGCTTTCAGCTTTGCAGGCGATATTATGGCGCATGATGTAAATTATCTTAATCCTTCGTACGATGAAATCTACCGCGGTGTCACAGCGTTTCTGCAGGAAGACCTTCTCAGTTTTGCCAACCTTGAGTTTCCTGTTGATAATTCCAAACCTTTACAGAATTATCCGCACTTCAATGTACATTCGGCCTACGTGGATGCTGCTGTTGAAGCAGGGTTTCAGGTTTTTTCCGCGGCTAACAATCATTCCGCCGATCAGGGGTCGGAATCCATTGCCGCTACGGCGGCCTATCTTAACAAACTTGCTGATGGCGACGGGATCCGGTGGTCAGGGTTACGGGCTCATGCTGATGATCCAATGCTTCCCGAACTGATTGAGGTGAAGGGAATGCGGATCGGGTTTTTAGCGGTTACAGCTTTTCTGAATCTGGAAGAAGGAAGTTCCCTGGTTTACCGGGTCAATCACAACAATCCGGAACGCCGGGAATCCTTTTTAAAGTATATTCGGAGTATACGGCCGGGGTATGATCTGTTTATCCTGTCGGTCCATGCAGGTGTGGAGTACGCTTCCCTCCCGCACAGAGGAAAGCATGAATTCTTTTACCAGCTGATTGAAGCAGGGGTGGATATTGTATGGGGACATCACCCTCATGTTTTGCAGCCCCATGAGGTCCTGACACGACCCGATGGAAGGCGGGGGATAATTATAAATTCCGCCGGAAACTTTATCAGCGGTCAGACCTGGCACATGAAAACCGACGAGATCGATACCGAGCTGCCTGCCAGGGGAGAAGGGGCGATCTACACGGTCAATCTTGTCCGGTCTCCGGAAAAAGGGCTTATAATCTGCGGAGTTGATGCTGTTCCGGTAGTAAGCTACCGGGACCCTCAAATGGGAATGATAGTGCGTACCTATGATGATGTACTGAAGGACCGCCAAGTTAATCCGAAATGGAAAAGGTTTTACCATCAGAGGAAAGAACCTTTTACGGAAATACTCCAGGAGGCTGATTGGCGTAATCTTGCCCCCTGA